A single Ammospiza caudacuta isolate bAmmCau1 chromosome 6, bAmmCau1.pri, whole genome shotgun sequence DNA region contains:
- the LOC131559493 gene encoding LOW QUALITY PROTEIN: serine/threonine-protein kinase pim-1-like (The sequence of the model RefSeq protein was modified relative to this genomic sequence to represent the inferred CDS: inserted 1 base in 1 codon) has translation GRAMPPARPRPRAGLPRARPRPSRRGLASARLWPYWRWRCWAGISAWGRGGIAALRLRLARARPRLLPGSAEDTRGAAAPAASAAASPARAPPLGSAAAGPEPPVPRSEERTPGHGRPGAGEGRSGAVAGPRPSADSRVPPAGKEQEALQERYRLGSLLGRGGFGSVFAATRLSDGAPVAIKRVPRNRVRHWGELPDGTSAPLEIVLLAKVSTGFPGVVQLLEWLELPSFIVMVLERPEQCQDLQCFIRARQFLPEEVAQELFHHVLEAVWHCTSCGVLHXDIKPENILVDLDTGQAKLIDFGCGTYLQDTVYTHFAGTLSYSPLEWNDFGWYHGEAATVWSLGILLHQMVCGEHPFRRGQNLSWGQLPLPHRQECKDLIRWCLSVNSLDRPTLEDLFCNPWVQDIPLP, from the exons ggccgggccatgcccccggctcgtccccggccccgggcggggctgccccgtgcccggccccggccgtcccgccgcggtctcgcctccgcccggctctggccgtactggcggtggcgctgctgggcgggcatcagtgcctggggccggggcggcatcgccgcccttcggctccgcctggcccgagcccggccccggctcctcccgggGTCCGCGGAGGACACACGCGgggcggccgctcccgccgcctccgctgcggcttccccggcccgagctccgccgctcggcagcgcggccgccggccccgagcctcccGTGCCGCGTTCCGAGGAGCGAACGCCCGGGcatggccggcccggggcgggtgaggggcgctcgggggccgttgcTGGCCCCAGGCCGAGCGCTGacagccgcgtcccgcccgcagggaaggagcaggaggccctgcaggagcggtaCCGGCTGGGCTCGCTGCTGGGGCGCGGCGGCTTCGGCAGCGTCTTCGCGGCCACGCGGCTCTCGGACGGCGCCCCg GTGGCCATCAAAAGGGTGCCACGGAACCGCGTCCGGCACTGGGGAGAGCTG cccgacggcaccagcgcacccctggagatcgtgctgctggccaaggtgtCCACTGGCTTCCCCGGTGTGGTTcagctgctggagtggctcGAGCTCCCCAGCTTCATCGTGATGGTGCTGGAGCGGCCAGAGCAGTGTCAGGACCTGCAGTGTTTCATTCGGGCACGGCAGTTCCTGCCCGAGGAGGTGGCGCAGGAGCTGTTCCACCACGTGCTGGAGGCCGTGTGGCACTGCACCAGCTGTGgggtcctgc aggacatcaAACCAGAGAACATCCTGGTTGACCTGGACACCGGCCAGGCCAAACTAATTGACTTTGGCTGTGGCACCTACCTGCAAGACACAGTCTACACTCACTTTGCAG GAACACTGTCCTACAGCCCCCTGGAATGGAACGACTTTGGCTGGTACCATGGCGAGGCAGCAACGGTCtggtccctgggcatcctgctgcACCAGATGGTCTGCGGGGAGCACCCTTTCAGGAGGGGCCAGAACCTCAGCTGGGGCCAGCTCCCGCTGCCACATAGGCAAG AGTGCAAAGATCTGATCAGGTGGTGTTTATCCGTGAACTCCTTGGACAGACCCACACTGGAAGACCTGTTCTGTAATCCTTGGGTGCAGGATATTCCTCTGCCatag